A genomic window from Prunus persica cultivar Lovell chromosome G2, Prunus_persica_NCBIv2, whole genome shotgun sequence includes:
- the LOC18786821 gene encoding uncharacterized protein LOC18786821, translated as MEDPNPAQPTVTQIANPPNSEEALAPQPPPPSLPPKTKKRPLDNDAHISNSSYFKVRAVLKEIRPHFLEVLRTPDFRLCKAANDIQEQVKLLMELYKQMTAEAVSTARCKNVPEGQPLSSEKSQDTRASGKPSENKFPSGISSEKAEDGQIQGTYVVGGSAFGWNFITFLGSEPVYCGITKESFRANGSKVTVT; from the exons ATGGAAGATCCCAACCCAGCCCAGCCCACAGTCACGCAAATCGCGAACCCCCCAAACTCTGAAGAAGCTCTTGCTCCACAGCCTCCCCccccttctcttcctcccaAGACCAAGAAGAGACCCCTTGACAATGATGCCCATATCTCCAACTCCAGCTACTTCAAGGTTCGCGCCGTCCTCAAGGAGATTCGCCCTCATTTTCTTGAG GTTCTCCGGACCCCTGACTTTCGATTATGCAAGGCGGCCAATGACATCCAAGAAC AAGTGAAGCTTCTGATGGAACTATACAAACAGATGACAGCAGAAGCAGTTTCCACAGCAAGATGTAAGAATGTGCCGGAAGGCCAGCCTTTATCAAGTGAAAAGTCCCAAGATACTAGAGCTTCTGGAAAACcatcagaaaataaatttcCGTCAGGTATATCCAGCGAGAAGGCTGAAGATGGTCAAATTCAAGGGACATATGTTGTTGGAGGTTCAGCTTTTGGCTGGAATTTCATCACCTTTTTAGGCAGTGAACCAGTCTACTGTGGGATAACAAAGGAGTCATTTCGAGCTAATGGGAGCAAAGTAACAGTAACATAA
- the LOC109947561 gene encoding uncharacterized protein LOC109947561, with amino-acid sequence MNSQTDKLVRRTTMVATATAAYFLLTADYGSEPNALDPVKRAIQSAESSVKDFIFGAKRQPEKEIEKLAPNSAKEHP; translated from the exons ATGAACTCACAAACTGATAAGCTGGTGAGGAGGACAACTATGGTGGCCACCGCTACTGCTGCCTATTTCCTCTTGACTGCTGATTATGGCTCTGAGCCCAATGCTCTCGACCCT GTTAAGAGGGCGATACAGTCTGCTGAAAGTTCTGTGAAAGACTTCATCTTTGGAGCAAAGAGGCAAcctgaaaaagaaattgaaaagctGGCCCCTAACAGTGCCAAGGAACATCCTTAG